The DNA window TCGTTCGTGGACAATATTTCCGACCGACTAAAGCTAGGAACGATGAAGCCGAAGAGAGCGAGAAGGACGAAATGTTCGCGCATCCATTCATTCTGTGTAGCGTGAATTCCACGGAGAAGCCACGGAATTCTCTCTTGTTCGATTATGTGGAGAGGGAATTTAAGTACAATGTCATTGTAGATCCGATTATCAAGTTGAGTTCGCCAGAACAAGGCTTCTTTTACCCGAGTGTGACAGACAACTATTCCGATGTGAATCGCATTCTATATTGTACGGGGAAAGCAAATGAACCGAATCAACATTTCGTTGAGCAGGTCTTGAATGCAGAGAGATCCATGACAGCACGGGAAGAGAGAGCTGTGTTTGAAGAGATCGTGAAGGAAGTGGCGGGCGAACAGCTGGGTGCAACCACGCTCGCACAGGTGTACGAGGAAATCCAGCAGGTCATTGAATCCAACGAAGATGCGGAAGAACCTCCAAAGCTGGATTATAGAGATGTGGAACGCGTGCTGACCGTAAGTGGTGTAGAGGACGTGACGACGGAAAAAGTTGAACGGGCATTCCAAATGATCGTCGACGATAAGAACTATGAAATGAAGGCGAGCAGCGTCATGCCAAAATTCACTTCAAAATCAATTAAGATCGATACAAAGGTAGCCACGATTTCGGTCAGCCCACAGGATTTAAAGTATGTGAAGCAGGTGAATTACCAAGGAAGACGATGCATCCTGATTGAAGTTGACGAAGATGCCGTGATTGAAGGGTTTACGCTTAGTACAGAGACGTTATAGTTTTGGTTGACCGCGTTGGACGTTGAGCTTTGTTGATAGAAACATTATGGGCTATTCCGAAAGTTTTGGTAAAACTTAGGATAGCCCATTTCGTATTTATATTAAGTGCTATGAATAGGAAGAACTTAGTTGTTGTTGGTGCTTAAAGATATAGCTGATATATTCTTTTGCGCTATTATTAATTTCTTCATCGCTGGCTTGAAATGAAGCTCCGAAGACAGCAAAGTAAGGTAGTGCTTCTGCACCTACATGTTTTGCACTCGCCTTAAATGGCGTAATTACTTCGTCTATGGTAAAAGAAACAGAGCCCTCTGGCTGATAATTTTCTCTTTTATCGCCGATGGATAGGGCAAGCCCTAGCTTTTTCCCGTTAAGCTTGTCACCGTTTGATCCATAAGCCCATCCGTAAGCTAACACATCGTCAAACCATTTTTTCAATAGCGGCGGATAACTGTACCAATACAACGGGAATTGAAAGATCACATGGTCATAGGCTTCCATTAGATTTTGCTCCCTAGGAACATCAATATGCCAGTCAGGATACTCTTTATAAATCTCATGAATGGTAATATCGTTTGGATATAACAGCAGTTCTTCTTTCCATCGCTGGTTGACTCTCGAATTTTCAAGATTGGGATGCGCCAAAATCACCAGTGTTTTCATGATGAATCTCCATTCTCAGGCCTAGATTAAGCGTATTTCTTCAGAATGCTTTGCCTTATTTTTATGAATATTATTATTATCTTGCAGGTTGTAAAAAAAGAAAATACACACAATAAAGTAAGATGGTTACTTCGAAGTGTGTACTGGACTCAGAAAAAAATATATGCAAGAATGAAGTTTTGAGTAAGCTTAAATTGATCAGCATGAACGAGGTGTTATTCTATGAAACAATATAATCTAGGGATAGAGGCAACACTAGAAATCATCGGCGGAAAGTGGAAATCTCTGATCATCTGCTTATTGATGTCCGGTACCAAAAGAACAAGCGAATTACAGCGCAATATTCAGGGCATATCACAAAAGGTTCTGATCCAGCAGCTACGTGAACTTGAGCGTGATGGGCTTGTCAAAAGATTCGTTTACCAGCAGATGCCGCCAAAAGTCGAATATAGCCTCACGGAATATGGCGTTACAGCCAATAAGATCGTGGACGTTATGTGTTCTTGGGGGAAAGAAAATATTAAAATAAGACAAGAACGAGGGGAAGAGATCGTCTTGTTGGAGGATACATGTCCTGGAGCAAATTAAAGCAACAACTGGAGAGTTTTCTCTGTCCTGCGTTATACGGTAGGGTTGAATATCGCGCAAGCAGTTACCGTTATTTACCTGATAAATCAGGGAGCTGCTATATTTCGGTAGATAAAAAGAACATACTCAATATGAATGATAGAACTAGCTCAATTAGATGGTATCAGACGGAGCAGGAGATTAAGAATGATTCAGATCTCCAAATTCCAATCAGCCATGAAGACATTGAAGCGGTTAGAACAGATAGTAAGGGGATCATCCCGGAGGATCGTCTAATCGTAATTGCAAGAAGCAGAAAAACATCAGTAGTGGCAAAGGAGCTTTTGTCAGCACAGACGTCATTAAGTAAATCAAATTTTATCGTTGTAGCCAATAAGTTTTTATCTATTTCTATAGAGGAAAGCATAGAGAGCGATGATATCTTATTGAATATTCTTGCTTTAGTGGACAGACGGGTTGGGAAAAAGCGAATTTTAAACATGAGCGAGAAGATGAAGTTAAAGCATCCTATTGTCCAATATTTTTATGAATTAAGGCGCAGTACATTATGAATATAACTAAACTCTCTCTTGCTTAATGGGACCTGCTTCATCCATTATAAATAAGTAATCATCTCCCCCATAGAGCGCATCTTTAGCTTGTATCCATAAAGGAGAGGAGCCAATAGGATGGAACTGAAAAAAATAAATGACTCTATTTATTATTTAGAACATGTTAGAGAAACAGACAGACCTGTTTTGGGATATGTTCTAGGTGAGAACTTTTCAATTATGATTGATTGTGGCAATTCAAAAGCGCATTTTGATACATTTATAAAGTGCTTGGATGATCATGATCTACCACGTCCCAAATATGCTTTGATCACGCATTGGCACTGGGACCATACCTTTGGTATGCATGCATTTGCTGGAGACACGATAGTATCTTCATTAACGAATGACAAGCTACAGCAATTGAAAAGCTGGAGCTGGGATGAAGAATCTGTGCTTAAGCGTATAGAGACAAAAGAAGAAATAGAATTTGCCTATCAATGTATGAAGGAAGAATATGATAGCTTTGAGGAAATTTCGGTTACTACTGGAACTATTATCTTTGAAAATACCTTAACGTTGGACTTAGGGTGGACTACTTGCCAAATGATGAAGGTTGGTGGGCCGCATGAGGAAGATTCTTGCATTGTCTATGTGCAAGAAGCGGGCATTCTATTTGCAGGTGATGCACACAGTGGTGATTACTATCATGGAGAAGGTAAGATGGATCCCATAAAAATGAAAGAATATATTGCCTTCCTAGAAGGCACTTCATTTACTACGTATATTCCTGGGCATGGTGCTCCAATGAGCAAGGAGCAGGTAATTCAGTTGCTGAGTAAATTTTGTGCCGAGGAGTAAGTGTAGTCTTATCAGAAGAAATGTCCATGAATCAGAAACACGAGTGAACTTAGATGCATCATGCTTAATAACATGGAAGACCCCAAAGGATATAATCATATCCTTTGGGGTCTGTTTGATTTTACAACTTATTTTGCACTTGGCAATAATTTATACAATAAGATTGCAGCCAACGAAGCAGCTAGAATTGGCGAACCTAATAAATATTGGACGAAAGTTGGCAATGAATATAAGAAATCTTTAGGAATGAGCACTAACGCCAACGTTAAAATCATCGGTATCGCAATAATATACATTTCTTTTTCGCCTATTTGTTCTTTCTTCATCACCTGGATACCGTTAATCGAGATGATCCCGCAGACGATGGCGAATACACCACCGATGACTGCTGTTGGAATCGAAGATATTAAAGCGGCTAATTTACCCGAACAACCGAAGAGGACAAACCATCCTCCTACAGCAAGAAAGACTCGGCGACTCGCAACACCTGTGATGGATATAATACCTGCATTTGTGGAATAGCCTGTAACCGGAGTTGAACCGAGTAGAGCAGCAATAAGGCAGCTTATCCCTTCTCCAATAACGCCCTGATTAAGATTTTTATCCGTTAGCGGTTTTTCGATTACGTTGCTGATAGCAAACCATGTCCCGGTTGTTTCAGCTAACAATACGAGATAAATAATGACCATGGTGATAATAGCAGAAAAGTCGAAAGAAAAACCAAAATCTTTAAAAGGAATCCGCGGCATACTGAACCACTTCGCATTTTGAACAGCCGAAAAATCTAAGACGCCCATAATATTAGCAGAAATACATCCAACAATTAATGCAATCATTACGGATGTGATTCGGAAGATAGATCCTTTTGTACGGAACAAAGAACCCAGGATGACGAACAGAATAAGTACAGCACCCGAAATAAGAGCTAATAACACGTTTTGATTGATCGTTGCATCAGCAGCACCATAAATATTGTCTCTTATAGCAACAGGTAATAAGGAAAGACCCACAATGAATATAATCGTACCGCCTACAATAGGTGGGATAAAGCTTTTAACTATTTTATTGAAAACACCCGTATAGCCCAGAATAATGACTAGGATCGCACCGATTAAGCTGGCACCTAATACGGAGCTCCATCCTAATTCCCCGCCGCCACTAGCAGCATAGATTGTAATGATCGCACCAAGTGGAACATAGGAAGGACCTTGGGCCATGGGCAGTTTCATGCAGAAATAAGTTTGTACAATCGTGGCAAGCCCAGCCGCAATAAAAGTAGATTGAATCAAAGCACTAGATTCATTGGATCCTAATCCGATTAACATCGCAATTAGGAAAGGAACGACATAAACGTCCATGGCTAATACATGTTGTAAACCTAGGATCGTGGATTTGCCGAATGAAATTTTTTCGTCGGGTAAGACAGTTAATTGCTGTGGCTTCACTTGAGTGTTATCTTGCTTGTCTGCTTGTGTTTTCACTTAGATGCACACCTCGTATTTTTTGTTTTTTCAATATCCTAAATGGAATGAACGTTTGCATCGTTTTTATCCAATGATCCTGTACATACCAGGTACCCCGTCGCTTTTATTGCAGCGATTCGAGATAAACGCATATGTTCATTAGATAAAATCGATTTAATGTTCGCTTTTTAAAGTAACGTCTGTTATTATAATCCGCAAAAAATGATATGTCTATAGCAAAAGACGAATGTTGTCGAATTTCGCTATCGCTGTTCGAAGGATTTTGAGCCATTAAAATTAAGGAAGCAAGTTAAATTACCGATAAATATAAGGAGAAATAGATGAAACGGAAGAGTTTTTTCGTTACTAACACTAGATGGGGGCAACGATGAATGAAAAAGATGTTTAGTTTACTACTTATTTTATTACTGATTACACCGGTATTAGGCTCTACAACCTATGCGAGTAATACTGTGAATGCTAAGGTGACAGAGAGTAGTACATATTTTAATGGAGAACAGAGAAGTCTTAATGGATTCAATATTTCGAACAACAATTATTTTAGGTTGCGTGATTTAGCGGAGTATTTCTCAGGAACTTCGAGTCAGTTCGACATATCTTGGAATAAAGAAAACAATGCTATAGAGATCCTAACAGGGCAAGCATATACTCCTGAAGAAACAGATGGCACCAACTATTATAGTCGCAATAGAAACTATTCAGCCAAGCTCTCAACCTCAAAAGTTCTAGTGAATGGGCAGGTGCAGCTGATTACGGCATACAATATTGATGGAAACAATTATTTTCAATTAAGAGATTTGGCGGTTAAGATCCCCTTTGATATCGATTATGATAATGAGTCCAATCGAATATCACTGTTCTCCAAAACCCCAGATCATGCTTACCGTGTTAAGACGGCTTTTGAAGCCAAGAATAACGCAGAATCTCCTTATTTTCCTAGATGGAAAAGTACGGTTGCCTCATATCTTGTGAATAATAATGATGGGACTGTAAATGTTGTTGAGGCGAATGAGGGTGTTACGATTGAAACATATAATGAAAAGTATGAACTAAGTGGAAACAAGGGCATACCCTATGAACTTCCTCTGTTTGGCGGTTTCTACAGCGGTGAGAAGTATAACTATATTGCTTTTGGACAAGACAACCGTGAAGAGAATGATAGCAAAGAAGTAATTCGCATCGTCCGGTATGATAAAAGTTTTAATAGAATCGATAGTGTCTCCATAAAGGGTGGGGAGAGTTATACAGTAGAGCCTTTTGATGCAGGCGCAGGTAGGATGGCTGAAGCTGGGGATACGCTTGTATTTCACACTTCACGTACAAGATATACGACGGAGGATAATTTAAATCATCAATCTCAGCTCACAATTATCGTAAATACCAAAAGCATGACCGTATCCAATGATATGGGAAGGTTCCAAGAAAATCATGTCAGTCATTCCTTTGATCAGTATGTATTGTTTGATGGAATTACTCATGTTCTTGTTGATCATGGTGATGCCTATCCCCGTTCGATTGTGCTGAATAAAGGAAACGGAACCAGCTATAGCGAGGTAGACTTGTTTGATATCCCTGGTAAAATCGGAGCGAACACCACGGGAGTTTCTATAGGCGGGTTTGAAATGTCTGCAGCCAACTATATTGTCGCAATGAATACCATTGACCATTCGCTTGTCAAAGAGTATACGTCTTATGAGATGGTTGGTTTGGAGAAAGATCAAAGGGATATCATTCTTAGTGTTTTGCCAAAGACAAGCACTACAGCAAATCATATCACCTTGGCTAAATATGTAGGCACGAACCTGATCGCTTCCATCCCTAAATTGGTAAAAATATCGGACAACAAGATGATGGTGCTGTGGCAGGAATTTGATAAAGACGATCATCCTGGTGACCTGAAATATGTTCTGATTGATGGGAATGGGAAGGCCATCGGCGACATTCAGACCAAGGATTTTGTATTATCTGAATGCAATCCCATCATTAGCGGCGACAAAATTGTCTGGTATACCAATAGCAATGGATATCGTTTGTTTTATTCAATACCGTTAAATTGATTCACAATTCCAATAAACTAGAGGGTTATATTCCCGCTAGTTTATTTTTTTTCAAAATGATAATCATAGAATCTTGCAATTCCCATATTTAAACAATTATATTAGTGTGTTAACATAGCATCACAAGAACGTACATTCGTAAGTTTAACGCTGTTTTGAAATTGTTGGAATTTATAATATCAGGAGGGAATTTTATGAATAAAGAGATTAAAAATACGCTTAAATTGTTAGATACTGATTTGTATTATGAGATCTATGGAGAAGGGATCCCCATCTTAATGATTCATGGATGGGGAGTCAATCATCATATCATGTCCGGTTGTATGGAACCGATTTTTAAAGACGTTATGCAAAATTTCAAGCGAATTTATATTGATCTACCAGGAATGGGTCAATCCAAGCCCGGTAATTCAGTAAAAAGATCGGATGATATACTGGATGTCATCTTAGCTTTTATTGATAAGGTTATACCAGATCAACAATTTTTACTGGTTGGTGAGTCTTATGGAGGATATCTAGCAAGAGCTTTAATCAAAGAAAGAAGTCCACAAATACTTGGCTTATTATTAATATGTCCACTTATATATCCAGGTCATAGGCAGGGGCAAGTCGAACCTCTTACAGTCATGGAGAAAGATGAATTATTCCTTGAAAGTTTAAATGAGCATGAACGATCGAGCTTTGAGTATTTGTCTGTTGTTCTTAATGAAAAGACCTGGGAAAGGTTTAAAGTGGATATTTATGATGAGTTATCTAATAAAGATGATTATTTTTTAGACAATGTATTAGAAGGTGCCTTCTCATATGACATCGATAAATTAGACACACCATTTGAACAACCCAGTCTAATCTTGGTGGGCAGACAAGATACAGAAGTTGGTTATAAAGATCAGTTTGCTTTATTAGAGAACTATCCTAGAGCATCCTTCGTGGTACTAGATAAGGCTGGTCATAATCTACAAATTGAGCAAGGGGATTTGTTTAATCAGTTGGTTATTGAATGGCTAGATCGGATGATGGGGTGAGTTCATCTACCCATTTATTGCAGTAAAGATAAGGAAGGTTATGTAAGATTGACAGCGTTTTCATATATTTGATAAATTATTGGAAGGTGATCAATGTCATATATTTCAAAATCCTAGGCAACAAGGTGGGGATCTCATGTACAAACTGTTAATTGTCGACGACGAAGCATTGGTTCGAGAGGCGATACAGGATCAGATGGACTGGGAAAAGCTTGGATTTGAATGCATCGGTGGTTGTGAGGATGGTATAGAAGCGCTTGATTTTATAAACCACCATACGCCCGATGTTGTGTTGACCGATATCGGCATGCCGTTCATGAATGGCATCGAATTGACGAGTGAACTCTCCACACGTTATCCGCAGATAAAGGTGATCATTCTTACGGGGTACGATGATTTCGATTTTGCACAGCAGGCTTTAAAATTGCAAGCCGTCGACTATATTTTAAAACCGATTACGGCAGCGGAACTTGAAACAGTTATACGTAAATTGCGTCATGAGATGGACCTCGAACAAAGCCAGATACAAGACTATGAGCATTTGAAGCGTCAATTGATGGAGAGTTTGCCTCTACTGAAAGAACGTTTTCTAGAACGATTGGCGACTTCCCCAATGACTGGAAAACAGATGAGAGAAGGCTTCAGCTATTTTCATATTGAATGGAACGGATCGTTTGTGATTGAACTGGCTATAGATGTGGACGAGTTTGAATTAAGCTTGCCTTCAACCCTGTATGATGAGGAGCTTATTCGTTTTGCCATATACAACATCGCCCAGGAGGTGATTGCTAACCGTTCGGGGATACTTATTTTCAGGGATCGAGAAAATCGTGTACTTATATTAATATCTGGCGATCATGCGGAAGAATTGTACGATCAATCCACCCAGGTTGCCGATGAAATTCATAGCGCAATTACAAATTATTTACCTGTGAAGCTCTCGATAGGCATCGGGCATGTCTGCAATCTAGCTGACAAAGTGCCGCGTTTTCATCACTCCGCTTTATCAGCTCTCGATTATCGCTTTGTGATCGGTACCAATCGAATTATTTATATCTCGGATATGGAGCAACGGAAGCGCGCGGAATTGATATCAATCGTTGATTGGGAAAATGAGTTAATAACCAAATTGAAAACGGGAACTACTGAAGAGATGGATGAGTGGATCGAGCAACTATTCATTACGTTCCGGGAGCATGTATATCCGCTGGATATTTGTCAGATGTATCTCCAAAGAATCTTATTGACGATTATGCATACACTTTATGCGATGGGCATTGACAATACGCAAGTATTCGGTGATACCCAAACTCCGATTCATGAAATTACTCGGTTTGCCGTGTTGGATGAAGTTGAACTGAGGATGAAGGATCTTTGCGCGAAAGTGGTAGCAATCATCAAAAATATGCGGGAGCGTCAAAGCATGGCTTTGGTCGCGAAAGCGATAGAATATGTGAAGCAGGAGTATATGGATCCGAATTTATCGCTAAAGTCGG is part of the Paenibacillus segetis genome and encodes:
- a CDS encoding DUF4317 domain-containing protein; translated protein: MIKKELAHIRKQFKLDHDLLNISDILNVYIMKESNEIYHWERQLFDLVDREKQELYMGNFKKLLTGELDQKLFELKFLEEAEDPSQVLLHQALVTGDPDEWQDLMLLLVEKMMVDTKYERDTVVTFVRGQYFRPTKARNDEAEESEKDEMFAHPFILCSVNSTEKPRNSLLFDYVEREFKYNVIVDPIIKLSSPEQGFFYPSVTDNYSDVNRILYCTGKANEPNQHFVEQVLNAERSMTAREERAVFEEIVKEVAGEQLGATTLAQVYEEIQQVIESNEDAEEPPKLDYRDVERVLTVSGVEDVTTEKVERAFQMIVDDKNYEMKASSVMPKFTSKSIKIDTKVATISVSPQDLKYVKQVNYQGRRCILIEVDEDAVIEGFTLSTETL
- a CDS encoding NAD(P)H-dependent oxidoreductase; this encodes MKTLVILAHPNLENSRVNQRWKEELLLYPNDITIHEIYKEYPDWHIDVPREQNLMEAYDHVIFQFPLYWYSYPPLLKKWFDDVLAYGWAYGSNGDKLNGKKLGLALSIGDKRENYQPEGSVSFTIDEVITPFKASAKHVGAEALPYFAVFGASFQASDEEINNSAKEYISYIFKHQQQLSSSYS
- a CDS encoding winged helix-turn-helix transcriptional regulator is translated as MKQYNLGIEATLEIIGGKWKSLIICLLMSGTKRTSELQRNIQGISQKVLIQQLRELERDGLVKRFVYQQMPPKVEYSLTEYGVTANKIVDVMCSWGKENIKIRQERGEEIVLLEDTCPGAN
- a CDS encoding SF0329 family protein, with the translated sequence MSWSKLKQQLESFLCPALYGRVEYRASSYRYLPDKSGSCYISVDKKNILNMNDRTSSIRWYQTEQEIKNDSDLQIPISHEDIEAVRTDSKGIIPEDRLIVIARSRKTSVVAKELLSAQTSLSKSNFIVVANKFLSISIEESIESDDILLNILALVDRRVGKKRILNMSEKMKLKHPIVQYFYELRRSTL
- a CDS encoding MBL fold metallo-hydrolase is translated as MELKKINDSIYYLEHVRETDRPVLGYVLGENFSIMIDCGNSKAHFDTFIKCLDDHDLPRPKYALITHWHWDHTFGMHAFAGDTIVSSLTNDKLQQLKSWSWDEESVLKRIETKEEIEFAYQCMKEEYDSFEEISVTTGTIIFENTLTLDLGWTTCQMMKVGGPHEEDSCIVYVQEAGILFAGDAHSGDYYHGEGKMDPIKMKEYIAFLEGTSFTTYIPGHGAPMSKEQVIQLLSKFCAEE
- a CDS encoding uracil-xanthine permease family protein, which codes for MKTQADKQDNTQVKPQQLTVLPDEKISFGKSTILGLQHVLAMDVYVVPFLIAMLIGLGSNESSALIQSTFIAAGLATIVQTYFCMKLPMAQGPSYVPLGAIITIYAASGGGELGWSSVLGASLIGAILVIILGYTGVFNKIVKSFIPPIVGGTIIFIVGLSLLPVAIRDNIYGAADATINQNVLLALISGAVLILFVILGSLFRTKGSIFRITSVMIALIVGCISANIMGVLDFSAVQNAKWFSMPRIPFKDFGFSFDFSAIITMVIIYLVLLAETTGTWFAISNVIEKPLTDKNLNQGVIGEGISCLIAALLGSTPVTGYSTNAGIISITGVASRRVFLAVGGWFVLFGCSGKLAALISSIPTAVIGGVFAIVCGIISINGIQVMKKEQIGEKEMYIIAIPMILTLALVLIPKDFLYSLPTFVQYLLGSPILAASLAAILLYKLLPSAK
- a CDS encoding alpha/beta fold hydrolase encodes the protein MNKEIKNTLKLLDTDLYYEIYGEGIPILMIHGWGVNHHIMSGCMEPIFKDVMQNFKRIYIDLPGMGQSKPGNSVKRSDDILDVILAFIDKVIPDQQFLLVGESYGGYLARALIKERSPQILGLLLICPLIYPGHRQGQVEPLTVMEKDELFLESLNEHERSSFEYLSVVLNEKTWERFKVDIYDELSNKDDYFLDNVLEGAFSYDIDKLDTPFEQPSLILVGRQDTEVGYKDQFALLENYPRASFVVLDKAGHNLQIEQGDLFNQLVIEWLDRMMG
- a CDS encoding response regulator, with product MYKLLIVDDEALVREAIQDQMDWEKLGFECIGGCEDGIEALDFINHHTPDVVLTDIGMPFMNGIELTSELSTRYPQIKVIILTGYDDFDFAQQALKLQAVDYILKPITAAELETVIRKLRHEMDLEQSQIQDYEHLKRQLMESLPLLKERFLERLATSPMTGKQMREGFSYFHIEWNGSFVIELAIDVDEFELSLPSTLYDEELIRFAIYNIAQEVIANRSGILIFRDRENRVLILISGDHAEELYDQSTQVADEIHSAITNYLPVKLSIGIGHVCNLADKVPRFHHSALSALDYRFVIGTNRIIYISDMEQRKRAELISIVDWENELITKLKTGTTEEMDEWIEQLFITFREHVYPLDICQMYLQRILLTIMHTLYAMGIDNTQVFGDTQTPIHEITRFAVLDEVELRMKDLCAKVVAIIKNMRERQSMALVAKAIEYVKQEYMDPNLSLKSVCHHVSMSSSYFSSLFKQTNGTTFIEFVTHLRMEKAKELLNVSSMKSYEIAYAVGYNDPHYFSGAFKKHTGETPTDYRQKMTRKV